One genomic segment of Acidobacteriota bacterium includes these proteins:
- the nadD gene encoding nicotinate (nicotinamide) nucleotide adenylyltransferase, protein MNIAIAGGTFDPVHHGHLDPLISQIEHFNWLNVLFIPASIQPFKGTTAASSWDRHAMLVLATEETPTFRVLTTELERPGVSYTVDTLEALRAEYPEARLDWIIGSDNVGRLQEWRNLDRILELANFVVLRRGKGGFEVPPELAERIVDKGEMPPAGGIASAENPLIEISSTTIRQRRREGLSIEGMVPFRVERYIEHNGLYVGD, encoded by the coding sequence GTGAACATCGCGATCGCGGGGGGAACCTTCGATCCGGTTCATCACGGGCACCTCGATCCTCTCATATCACAAATTGAACATTTCAACTGGTTAAATGTACTGTTCATACCGGCAAGCATTCAGCCGTTCAAAGGGACGACGGCGGCGAGCTCCTGGGACCGGCATGCGATGCTCGTCCTTGCGACCGAAGAGACCCCGACCTTCCGGGTGCTGACGACCGAGCTGGAGCGGCCCGGTGTCTCGTATACGGTCGACACGCTCGAGGCTCTGCGAGCGGAGTATCCGGAGGCGAGGCTCGACTGGATCATCGGAAGCGACAATGTCGGGCGGCTGCAGGAGTGGAGGAATCTGGACCGCATCCTGGAGCTGGCAAATTTCGTGGTGCTGCGCCGCGGGAAGGGGGGATTCGAGGTTCCGCCCGAGCTGGCGGAACGGATCGTGGATAAGGGGGAGATGCCGCCTGCGGGCGGGATCGCCTCAGCGGAGAATCCGCTGATCGAGATCTCCTCGACGACGATTCGTCAGAGGCGGCGGGAGGGGCTTTCGATCGAGGGGATGGTTCCATTTCGCGTGGAGAGGTACATCGAACATAATGGGCTTTATGTCGGAGACTGA
- the rsfS gene encoding ribosome silencing factor translates to MSETDSVARSVSLAVEVALDKKAFDLVVLKVGEVSSIADYFVICSTGSERQSLAITEGIEEKLRESVGIKPLLVEGRRPGRWVLLDYGDFVVHVFTEETRGFYRLERLWDDAPDETDRFVGDGGSIVAAASES, encoded by the coding sequence ATGTCGGAGACTGACAGCGTCGCGCGCAGCGTGAGCCTCGCCGTCGAGGTCGCCCTCGACAAGAAGGCGTTCGATCTGGTCGTTCTGAAGGTCGGCGAGGTCTCGTCGATCGCCGACTACTTCGTGATCTGTTCGACCGGTTCGGAGAGGCAGAGCCTGGCGATCACGGAGGGGATCGAGGAGAAATTGCGGGAGAGCGTCGGGATCAAGCCGCTGCTCGTCGAGGGGAGACGACCGGGGCGGTGGGTATTGCTCGACTACGGCGATTTCGTCGTGCACGTCTTCACCGAGGAGACGCGAGGCTTTTATCGGCTGGAGCGGCTGTGGGACGACGCGCCGGACGAGACGGACCGGTTCGTCGGGGACGGCGGCTCGATTGTCGCGGCGGCTTCCGAATCCTGA